A genomic window from Chlorobium phaeobacteroides DSM 266 includes:
- a CDS encoding sugar phosphate nucleotidyltransferase: protein MKAIIPVAGVGTRLRPHTYSHPKVLLNVAGKPIIGHIMDKLIDAGIDEAIVIVGYLGSMVEDWLRKHYTIKFTFVDQTEMLGLAHAVWMCKDHVDKTDPLLIILGDTVFDVDLSPVLQSPCSTLGVKEVEDPRRFGVAVMEENRIKKLVEKPDTPVSNLAIVGLYFLYKAQPLFECIDHLISNEIKTKGEYQLTDALQLMIERGEPFTTFPVEGWYDCGKPETLLSTNEILLQKTVSGKTFPGCIINEPVFIADSATLENAIIGPNTSVAEHAVITDAVVKNSIIGSEAQVTGVMLTQSIVGNNASINGSFHKINIGDYSEIMIG from the coding sequence ATGAAAGCCATCATTCCTGTTGCAGGCGTTGGAACCCGTCTGCGTCCTCACACCTACTCGCACCCGAAAGTTCTTTTAAATGTTGCCGGCAAACCGATCATCGGCCACATCATGGACAAGCTTATTGATGCCGGAATCGATGAAGCTATTGTCATTGTAGGTTATCTCGGCAGTATGGTCGAAGATTGGCTGCGCAAACACTACACCATAAAGTTCACCTTTGTCGATCAGACTGAAATGCTTGGTCTTGCCCATGCGGTCTGGATGTGTAAAGACCATGTCGATAAAACCGATCCCCTGCTTATCATTCTTGGCGACACGGTTTTCGATGTCGATCTTTCCCCCGTGCTTCAGAGCCCCTGCTCAACGCTGGGAGTCAAGGAGGTCGAAGACCCTCGACGGTTCGGAGTGGCGGTGATGGAAGAAAACCGCATTAAAAAACTTGTTGAAAAACCTGATACGCCTGTAAGCAATCTGGCCATTGTCGGCCTCTATTTTCTTTACAAGGCGCAGCCGCTTTTTGAGTGCATCGATCACCTGATCAGCAATGAGATAAAAACCAAAGGAGAGTACCAGCTTACCGATGCGCTCCAACTCATGATTGAACGGGGTGAACCGTTTACAACATTTCCTGTTGAAGGGTGGTATGATTGCGGCAAACCTGAAACGCTTCTCTCTACCAACGAAATTCTCCTGCAGAAAACAGTGTCAGGAAAAACGTTTCCAGGATGCATCATCAACGAACCCGTATTCATAGCCGACAGCGCCACGCTTGAAAATGCCATTATCGGACCAAACACATCCGTCGCTGAACATGCCGTCATAACTGATGCCGTCGTAAAAAACTCCATTATCGGCAGTGAGGCCCAGGTAACCGGTGTAATGCTCACCCAATCGATTGTAGGCAACAACGCATCCATTAACGGGTCCTTCCATAAAATCAATATCGGCGATTACTCGGAAATAATGATTGGATAA
- a CDS encoding NUDIX hydrolase: protein MGERIKKIFRQSGVIPVMDNRLVLITSRKTNRWTIPKGYVEKGLSAAESAAKEAYEEAGLIGVVHHEEAGAYRYSKFGKLFSVQVFPLYIETLLDDWDEMHVRQRKIVSPLEAFDLLYHDQLKDVIAGYFGIKRNGR, encoded by the coding sequence ATGGGTGAGCGGATAAAAAAAATTTTCAGACAATCAGGAGTTATTCCGGTTATGGATAATCGACTGGTACTGATAACCTCCAGAAAGACGAATCGGTGGACTATTCCCAAGGGATATGTCGAAAAAGGGCTTTCAGCGGCTGAATCCGCAGCAAAGGAGGCCTATGAGGAGGCTGGTCTCATAGGTGTTGTGCATCATGAAGAGGCAGGAGCGTACCGTTACAGCAAATTCGGCAAGCTGTTTTCAGTTCAGGTTTTTCCGCTCTATATCGAAACGCTGCTTGACGACTGGGATGAAATGCATGTCCGACAGCGAAAAATCGTATCTCCCCTCGAAGCTTTTGATCTTTTGTATCATGACCAGCTCAAGGACGTTATTGCCGGGTATTTCGGCATCAAACGGAACGGCAGATGA